The Planctomycetia bacterium region CCTGATGCCTGGGTTTCACGAAACGATATGTTCTGGTACCTGTTTGGAATACCATTGGGAATGGTTGCTCTGACAGGCATTCTCTATGCCGTCATCTACTGGCTTTCTCCGAAGGGCTTTGAGCCTGCGAAATCCAACCCCAGCCTGGCCGGCTACATCATCCTGCTGGTGGTGGCTTTTTGTGCTGCCTTGCATGGTGTTGTCCTGTTGAGCTATATATTCCCGGAATTTCCCATAGATCGTGGTTTGATGGGGGTGTTATTCCTGTTCTTCATCTTGCTTGGTAATGTGCTCGGCAAAGTGCAGCGAAACTTCTGGATCGGCATCCGAACGCCATGGACCATCGCCAACCATCTGGTGTGGGAAAAGACTCATCGCCTGGCAGCATGGCTGTTTGTTGGAGTCGGAGTCCTGGGAATCGCTTCACTGTTCATTTCGAGAGTTGTTCCGGCTCCCATCATGATCGGCTGCTGGATTGGAATGATTGCCCTAGCCGCTCTCGTTCCGGTGATTTACTCGCTGGTGTTCTACAAGAAACTGGAACGCAGCGGGAAGTTGAACGAAGTTACCGCTTGATAAACTGTACGACCAGGTCTCTGCGTGTCACCATGATTCTGCCGGGTAGTTCCACTGCGGTGCGAGTTCCCCGGCAGACTTCGATGACTTCCTTCCAGCGCTGATGGTTCATCTGGTCAATCGGCCAATTCTGCGATTGAAATAGGCCTCGCAAAACTTCCTGCATAACGGTATTGGAATTTCGTTCCAGGAGTTTCAACTTGAGAGCAAGACGTTCTTTGGATTGAAATGCAATGATGGTTTCAAAAAGTCTGCGACTTTCTGTCTTAATCTGTCGGTAAACCATTCTTGCTCGATCTGCCCATTCTGCCAAGTGATTAACTGCATCTGGATTCATTTCAATCAGCTGTGGCATGATCTGGTGTCGAATTCTGTTTCTTGTGAACTTTATGTCATCGTTGCTGGCATCATGTCGGGCAGTAATGTTGTGGCTTGCAAGATAATCGAGTACATCCTGCCTGGTGCATGTCAGTAATGGCCTCAAAACGTAAATACTATGGTCAGTTATGGTAAGCCTTCGTTTCGGTGCAATGCCGCGTAACCCCCGCCAACCGGTTCCACGGATCAGGTGATGCAAAACGGTTTCAGACTGATCGTTCATGGTGTGGCCGGTCATGACCCAGTTGCAACCGTTTTGTCTAGCAACTTCAGTCAGCCAATCGTACCGCAGTTTCCTGGCACAGTTTTCGATACCACTCTGTTGGGGCGACAATTGATCAGAGTGGCCAAGGTGAAAGTGAAGGCCATGTTGCTGGCAAAGTGACTCAACATAGCGTCCATCAGCATCGCTTGCCTCGCCACGAAGGCGATGGTTGTAGTGAGCAATGTGGAGCGTATTTTTATCGACAAGCTGCATCATGGCGTACAGCAGGCAGACACTGTCCGGCCCACCTGAGACAGCAAGGAGGATGGGGCCGGCGACCTTGTGCTTGTGCATGAAGCGCTGCAAGTGAAGTGTGACAACATGTTGAAGTGATGGCGGCATAGTTAGCCCCCGGGCTCTTTAAGCCGGGGGCGGGTTCACGCGGAGAAGAGACTCGTTCGCACAATATTCATAACACACGGTGACTTACGTCACTCTCTTGCACATCCACCCCCGGCTTGAAGAGTCGGGGGTTAAATTATTTCTTCGCCTCGATCCTCGGAAACAACGGCTTCACTTTGCCATCGACCAGTTGCGCTGTAACACGCAAATCATCAGGCTGGGCTTTCAGTTCTGCTGCATCAGCGTACTTCACCTCAGCCCAGGGCTTCGGAAAGTTAAAACTG contains the following coding sequences:
- a CDS encoding SdpI family protein, which translates into the protein MKKMQVAIIVALIALSLGSSWLVQQNREAWLPEKVPVHWGIDFQPDAWVSRNDMFWYLFGIPLGMVALTGILYAVIYWLSPKGFEPAKSNPSLAGYIILLVVAFCAALHGVVLLSYIFPEFPIDRGLMGVLFLFFILLGNVLGKVQRNFWIGIRTPWTIANHLVWEKTHRLAAWLFVGVGVLGIASLFISRVVPAPIMIGCWIGMIALAALVPVIYSLVFYKKLERSGKLNEVTA
- the tilS gene encoding tRNA lysidine(34) synthetase TilS, which produces MHKHKVAGPILLAVSGGPDSVCLLYAMMQLVDKNTLHIAHYNHRLRGEASDADGRYVESLCQQHGLHFHLGHSDQLSPQQSGIENCARKLRYDWLTEVARQNGCNWVMTGHTMNDQSETVLHHLIRGTGWRGLRGIAPKRRLTITDHSIYVLRPLLTCTRQDVLDYLASHNITARHDASNDDIKFTRNRIRHQIMPQLIEMNPDAVNHLAEWADRARMVYRQIKTESRRLFETIIAFQSKERLALKLKLLERNSNTVMQEVLRGLFQSQNWPIDQMNHQRWKEVIEVCRGTRTAVELPGRIMVTRRDLVVQFIKR